A genomic window from Oceanobacillus timonensis includes:
- a CDS encoding YwgA family protein — protein MLDNHAKLLYFFSQAKQVTGRKKLQKMIYILQQNRVPFEEKYQFHFYGPYSEELTLRVEELCNLHFLDEEKEEKSNYHQYHYTITEDGQTFLNQFEVNMPDLQGQINHLQNCSARFLELVSTMLYFSYLSKEEIIDKVHTVKAKLKYTEEEMNEAFQFVEELPDKSSH, from the coding sequence GTGTTAGACAATCATGCGAAACTGCTCTATTTTTTCTCTCAAGCCAAACAAGTGACAGGAAGAAAGAAATTACAAAAAATGATTTATATTTTGCAGCAAAACCGTGTTCCCTTTGAAGAAAAATATCAATTCCATTTTTATGGACCTTATTCAGAGGAATTAACTTTGCGGGTGGAGGAACTTTGTAACTTACACTTTTTAGATGAGGAAAAGGAAGAGAAAAGTAACTACCACCAATATCACTACACTATTACAGAGGATGGACAAACCTTTTTAAACCAATTTGAAGTGAATATGCCAGATCTACAGGGCCAAATCAATCATTTACAAAATTGCAGTGCCCGCTTTTTAGAGCTTGTCTCGACCATGTTATATTTTTCGTATTTGTCAAAAGAAGAAATCATTGATAAGGTGCATACTGTAAAGGCAAAATTGAAATATACAGAGGAAGAAATGAATGAAGCATTCCAATTTGTTGAGGAATTGCCGGACAAGTCTTCTCACTAA
- a CDS encoding ABC transporter permease gives MITALRRVIFVIVIVTIWEIISKSNLFPTFMFPPLLIPNDPGGVTVLSTLVNGLISGQILGATGMTLGRLLLGFSIAVVLGLIFGFLIARYKWVDDTLGFFVTALQSIPSIVWFPLAIVWFGLGNIAILFIVTIGATWTMTVNASTGFKNVPNIYLNAARTLGSSGVHLVRTVILPASVPHIISGLRVAWAFAWRAIMAGELLGSDGGLGYLLDMGRSLQSMDLVLSIMIVIGVIGTIMDNQVFLRMERSVARKWGIGT, from the coding sequence ATGATTACCGCCTTAAGACGAGTGATATTCGTGATCGTGATCGTGACTATATGGGAGATCATATCTAAGTCCAATCTATTCCCTACTTTTATGTTTCCGCCGTTATTGATTCCGAATGACCCAGGTGGAGTCACTGTATTAAGTACATTAGTGAATGGTCTGATCTCGGGACAAATACTTGGAGCCACGGGAATGACACTGGGAAGGCTATTGCTTGGCTTTTCCATAGCAGTAGTTTTAGGTCTTATTTTTGGTTTTTTAATTGCCCGTTATAAATGGGTGGATGACACACTTGGTTTTTTTGTAACTGCTTTGCAGTCAATCCCGAGTATTGTCTGGTTCCCGCTGGCTATCGTCTGGTTTGGACTTGGGAATATAGCCATTTTATTTATTGTCACCATTGGCGCGACATGGACGATGACAGTGAATGCGAGCACGGGATTTAAAAATGTTCCCAATATTTATTTAAATGCAGCACGGACACTGGGATCATCAGGAGTTCACCTTGTACGAACCGTGATTCTCCCGGCATCTGTACCGCATATCATTTCCGGTCTTCGTGTTGCCTGGGCCTTCGCCTGGAGAGCGATTATGGCTGGAGAGCTGCTCGGTAGTGATGGTGGTCTGGGGTACCTTTTAGATATGGGACGCTCTTTGCAATCGATGGACCTTGTACTCTCTATTATGATTGTGATAGGTGTGATCGGTACGATTATGGATAACCAGGTATTTCTTAGAATGGAGCGGTCCGTCGCAAGAAAATGGGGAATTGGAACTTGA
- a CDS encoding ABC transporter substrate-binding protein: MKKRFVGLGILLLLGIAGCGSEESADEIHIGYFPNFTHITTVVALENGYFEEELGEDVNIETSTFPDGSAFMEAMSTEDIDIGTVGPSPATTTYLRNPEHEIIAGAVNGGAVLATREDSGIESVEDLDGTRVAIPTIGSTQDIMLRATLDEVGLAVEDEGGTVSMVPQAPADTSTLFLQGDVDAAATQEPWGVYLENQVDADILLDEEEFAWGTESTTTVVTARKSFTEGNEDLTQAYLRAHARAVEFIEENQEEAVELFVNHIEETTGNELDYEETLEASNRLNPTYEINEEVLQEMATISYEAGYMQSDDIEGLVNQTFLEAALEE, encoded by the coding sequence ATGAAAAAACGATTTGTTGGTTTAGGTATATTACTGTTATTGGGGATTGCAGGTTGCGGATCCGAAGAAAGTGCAGATGAAATACACATTGGGTATTTTCCAAACTTCACACATATCACCACAGTGGTTGCCTTAGAAAATGGTTATTTTGAAGAAGAGCTTGGGGAAGATGTCAACATTGAAACATCTACGTTCCCGGATGGCAGTGCCTTTATGGAGGCTATGTCCACAGAAGATATTGACATTGGCACCGTTGGCCCGTCTCCGGCGACAACAACCTATTTAAGAAACCCAGAGCATGAGATTATTGCTGGAGCTGTGAATGGTGGAGCTGTCCTTGCAACACGTGAAGATTCAGGTATTGAAAGTGTCGAAGATCTGGATGGAACGCGTGTAGCAATTCCTACCATCGGTTCCACACAGGATATCATGTTACGAGCAACATTAGATGAGGTTGGCCTGGCAGTGGAAGACGAGGGGGGAACAGTAAGTATGGTACCGCAAGCACCTGCTGATACATCAACGCTGTTCTTGCAGGGCGATGTCGATGCTGCGGCCACTCAAGAACCTTGGGGTGTATATTTAGAAAATCAGGTAGATGCCGACATTCTTCTTGATGAAGAAGAATTTGCATGGGGAACAGAATCAACGACAACCGTTGTTACTGCCCGTAAATCATTCACAGAAGGCAATGAGGATTTAACGCAGGCCTATTTGCGCGCTCACGCTCGAGCGGTTGAATTTATTGAAGAAAATCAGGAAGAAGCAGTTGAATTGTTTGTGAATCATATCGAAGAAACGACAGGTAACGAGCTCGATTATGAAGAGACACTGGAAGCAAGTAACCGTCTCAACCCGACGTATGAAATCAATGAGGAAGTGCTGCAAGAAATGGCGACCATCAGTTATGAAGCTGGGTATATGCAATCAGACGATATCGAAGGGTTAGTTAATCAGACGTTTTTGGAAGCTGCGTTAGAAGAATAG
- a CDS encoding ABC transporter ATP-binding protein produces MKVNLEQVNKSFPKGKNDSLHVLDDIDLKIEAGEFVSLLGPSGCGKSTILNLIAGLDSPTSGEVYVNDKKVKGPGTDRVVVFQQGGLFPWMNVMDNVTYGLLLKKMSKKEAEEKAMEGLRMVHLGNFAQAFPHELSGGMKQRVAIARALVMDPDVLLMDEPFAALDEQTRIILHQELQEIWQKTGKTILFITHNIREALTLSERVLLMSTRPGAIKKSFRVQAARPRNPSDSVIVDLEKRVMSELEEEMEKVLKEEFGDDYRLKTSDIRDRDRDYMGDHI; encoded by the coding sequence ATGAAAGTAAATTTGGAGCAGGTAAATAAAAGCTTTCCCAAAGGAAAAAATGATTCGCTCCATGTACTGGATGATATCGATCTCAAGATTGAAGCAGGCGAATTTGTTTCTTTGCTTGGACCTTCCGGCTGCGGAAAGTCCACCATTTTGAATTTAATTGCTGGTTTGGACAGTCCAACATCCGGAGAAGTGTATGTGAATGATAAAAAGGTGAAAGGGCCGGGCACAGATCGTGTCGTTGTTTTTCAGCAGGGTGGTTTATTTCCATGGATGAACGTGATGGATAACGTTACATATGGACTGCTTTTGAAAAAAATGAGCAAAAAAGAAGCTGAAGAAAAAGCAATGGAAGGGCTTCGGATGGTACATCTCGGTAATTTTGCGCAGGCGTTCCCTCATGAGTTATCTGGAGGCATGAAGCAGCGCGTTGCTATTGCGCGTGCTCTGGTGATGGATCCAGATGTTCTTTTAATGGATGAACCATTTGCAGCTCTCGATGAACAAACACGGATTATTTTGCACCAGGAACTTCAGGAAATTTGGCAGAAAACGGGAAAAACTATTTTGTTTATTACCCATAATATCCGTGAAGCACTCACGCTTTCGGAACGGGTATTGCTTATGAGTACGAGACCAGGAGCAATCAAAAAATCATTCAGAGTACAGGCGGCACGACCTCGAAACCCTTCTGACAGTGTGATTGTAGACTTGGAGAAACGTGTGATGAGCGAATTGGAAGAAGAGATGGAGAAAGTGTTGAAGGAGGAGTTCGGAGATGATTACCGCCTTAAGACGAGTGATATTCGTGATCGTGATCGTGACTATATGGGAGATCATATCTAA
- a CDS encoding lipoate--protein ligase family protein has product MKNWKEIIRHNTFRYIDHSAENTVAGKPNTALASFAIDDALAISVSEETSPPVIRLWVHADTIVLGIPDSRLPYITEGIAFLEENHYQGIVRNSGGLAVALDEGVLNISLIIPGATSLSIYDCYEAMVRFVQAMFADLTDAIEAYEIVGSYCPGDYDLSIDGKKFAGISQRRVKKGISVQIYLDIEGNSQARASLIREFYHIAKQNKETTFTYPEVNPEVMASLSELLGVSLTVEETKQRVVHTLKGLTEEMVTIPMQDTEQKNFDKRYQQMIKRNEHV; this is encoded by the coding sequence ATGAAAAATTGGAAAGAAATTATTCGTCATAATACATTTCGATATATAGATCACTCGGCAGAAAATACGGTCGCAGGCAAACCAAATACCGCACTTGCTTCCTTCGCTATAGATGATGCATTGGCTATTTCTGTCAGCGAAGAAACATCTCCACCTGTTATTCGTTTATGGGTGCATGCAGACACCATTGTATTGGGTATTCCTGATTCTCGTCTTCCCTATATTACAGAGGGGATAGCATTTCTTGAGGAGAATCATTACCAGGGAATTGTTCGTAATTCAGGAGGGCTTGCTGTTGCGCTGGATGAGGGTGTGCTCAATATTTCCCTTATTATCCCTGGAGCAACTAGTTTGTCTATCTATGATTGTTACGAAGCGATGGTTCGCTTTGTCCAGGCCATGTTTGCGGATTTAACCGACGCCATTGAAGCTTATGAAATTGTTGGTTCTTACTGTCCCGGCGATTATGATTTAAGTATTGATGGGAAAAAATTTGCAGGTATTTCACAACGCCGTGTCAAAAAAGGGATTTCCGTGCAAATTTATTTAGATATCGAAGGAAACAGCCAAGCACGCGCTTCTTTGATCCGGGAATTTTACCATATTGCAAAGCAAAATAAAGAAACAACCTTTACTTATCCCGAAGTGAATCCGGAAGTGATGGCTTCCCTCTCTGAATTATTGGGAGTATCTTTAACCGTAGAAGAAACCAAACAACGGGTAGTACATACGTTAAAGGGTTTAACGGAAGAAATGGTTACGATCCCAATGCAGGATACAGAGCAAAAGAATTTTGATAAAAGGTATCAGCAAATGATAAAACGGAATGAACATGTATA
- a CDS encoding HD domain-containing protein, translated as MAYKDEQLTEEKVFKDPVHRYIHVRDRVIWDLIATPEFQRLRRVKQLGTTNLTFHGAEHSRFSHSLGVYEIVRRITTNFADRERWDREQRVLCLCAALLHDLGHGPFSHSFEKVFKLDHEQFTQQIILGDTKVNAVLTSVSPDFPEKVADVIAKTYSDKLVVSLISSQIDADRMDYLQRDAYFTGVSYGHFDMERILRVMRPMDDQVVIKSTGMHAVEDYIMSRYQMYWQVYFHPVTRSAEVILSKIFQRAKILYEDDTYEFQLEPTHFISFFEEKVKLSDYLKLDDMIVYYYFQQWQEEKDDILADLSYRFINRHLFKYVEYNPDPQINAGMELYQLFKQAGINPDYYLVVDSSSDLPYDFYRPGEEEERLPIHLLMPDGGLKELSRHSDIVEAISGKKRTDHKLYFPKDSIQRIEDTDLKKRILDILYGKE; from the coding sequence ATGGCATATAAAGATGAACAATTAACAGAAGAAAAGGTATTTAAAGATCCGGTTCACCGGTACATTCATGTACGTGATCGGGTCATCTGGGATTTGATTGCTACACCGGAATTTCAGAGACTGCGCCGGGTGAAACAGCTGGGTACGACCAATCTGACTTTTCATGGAGCAGAGCACAGCCGTTTTAGTCATTCCTTAGGGGTCTATGAAATTGTCAGAAGGATTACGACTAATTTTGCAGACCGGGAAAGATGGGACAGGGAGCAGCGTGTGCTGTGTCTTTGTGCTGCATTATTGCACGATTTAGGGCACGGTCCGTTTTCCCATTCTTTTGAGAAGGTATTTAAACTGGATCATGAACAGTTTACCCAGCAGATTATCTTAGGGGATACGAAGGTCAATGCGGTGTTAACAAGCGTATCTCCTGATTTTCCTGAGAAAGTAGCAGATGTGATTGCTAAAACGTATTCGGACAAGCTTGTGGTAAGTCTGATATCCAGTCAAATTGATGCCGACCGGATGGATTATCTGCAGCGGGATGCTTATTTTACCGGGGTAAGCTATGGCCATTTTGATATGGAACGTATTTTGCGAGTGATGCGGCCGATGGACGATCAGGTAGTCATTAAATCAACCGGCATGCATGCGGTCGAGGACTATATTATGAGCCGTTATCAAATGTATTGGCAGGTTTATTTTCACCCTGTAACAAGAAGTGCAGAGGTTATCTTGTCAAAAATATTTCAACGGGCAAAGATATTATATGAAGATGATACCTACGAATTTCAACTGGAGCCGACACACTTTATTTCCTTTTTTGAAGAAAAAGTGAAGCTCTCAGACTATTTAAAACTGGATGATATGATTGTATACTATTATTTTCAGCAATGGCAGGAAGAAAAAGATGACATATTGGCAGATTTAAGCTATCGGTTTATTAATCGGCATTTATTTAAATATGTGGAATATAATCCTGACCCGCAAATCAATGCAGGGATGGAGCTTTACCAGTTGTTTAAACAAGCGGGTATTAATCCAGATTATTATTTAGTAGTCGATTCTTCGTCTGATTTGCCATATGATTTCTACCGGCCGGGTGAAGAGGAAGAACGTCTGCCAATCCATCTTTTAATGCCAGATGGCGGTTTGAAGGAATTATCCCGTCATTCGGATATTGTCGAGGCCATTTCTGGTAAAAAAAGAACGGATCATAAATTATATTTTCCTAAAGATAGTATTCAGCGAATAGAAGATACGGATTTGAAAAAACGGATTTTAGATATATTGTACGGGAAGGAATGA
- a CDS encoding transglycosylase domain-containing protein, with protein MKSLKEMRLIYKIIGGIILLIIAGILAIYLLAYLMGPPNLSNQSPAVYYDREGEVIEDTFGDSYEWVSLEDIDASAIQATMVIEDNRFFDHNGLDFFRIAKSLWNNFVTGSLKEGASTITQQYARNLYLSAEKTWSRKLQEAFYAIRLEMFYSKEEILEGYMNTIYYGHGAHGIEAASNYFFGKPAYQLSLAEASMLAGIPKGPTYYSPLNHLENATDRQHLILRRMLENELITEAEYTEAINEALSYQQEEPVEDEASFFKEEALKEAAAILDKDVEEIKLGGYQLHTTLNSDYQQEMELAASETIDEESDLEAAGISIVPQTGEIAAMLGGTDYKESSYNRAMDAKRMPGSTFKPILYYAALENGYTASTTLTSEATTFELADGSTYKPSNFNGYYADAPITLAEAIALSDNIYAVKTALYVGGERFLKTAEKFGIESDLQNVPSLALGTSSVSVMELTNAYARLANGGKAVTPYLIEKITDADGKTLYTHAKQEGESVLDEKKAFILTQLLTGMFDETLNNYTSVTGASLQSQLTDIYAGKSGTTDFDSWMMGYSPVVSTGIWVGYDDHREMTNVSETAFSKEIWAKYMENIDEDGKNVFPMPSGVVGLPIDPVSGLRADTNCEKSRIMFYEKGTEPLGYCHNGDIDQRDEDIEDTEDPGILEKWFDSLF; from the coding sequence ATGAAATCATTAAAAGAGATGCGTCTAATCTATAAAATCATCGGCGGTATCATTTTGTTGATTATTGCCGGCATTTTAGCTATTTATTTATTAGCCTATCTCATGGGTCCCCCAAACCTCAGCAATCAATCTCCTGCAGTCTATTATGACCGGGAAGGCGAAGTAATAGAAGATACGTTTGGGGATTCTTATGAATGGGTTTCTTTAGAAGATATCGATGCTTCGGCGATTCAAGCAACGATGGTCATTGAAGATAATCGATTTTTTGATCATAACGGACTGGATTTCTTTCGTATTGCGAAATCACTATGGAATAATTTTGTTACCGGCTCTTTAAAAGAGGGAGCCAGTACCATTACCCAGCAATACGCCAGGAATCTTTATTTATCTGCAGAGAAAACATGGTCTCGTAAACTGCAAGAAGCTTTCTATGCGATTCGTTTGGAAATGTTTTATTCCAAGGAAGAAATTTTGGAAGGATATATGAATACCATTTATTACGGACATGGGGCTCACGGTATTGAAGCAGCGAGCAACTATTTTTTTGGAAAACCTGCTTACCAGTTATCTTTGGCAGAAGCGAGTATGCTGGCAGGAATTCCAAAGGGGCCAACCTATTATTCGCCGCTTAATCATTTAGAAAATGCCACGGACAGGCAGCATCTCATTCTCAGGCGAATGCTTGAAAATGAACTGATTACGGAGGCAGAATATACAGAGGCAATAAATGAAGCATTATCGTATCAGCAGGAAGAACCAGTTGAAGATGAAGCATCCTTTTTTAAGGAAGAAGCGTTAAAAGAAGCAGCGGCCATTTTGGATAAGGATGTAGAAGAAATAAAGCTTGGCGGTTATCAATTGCATACGACGTTGAATAGCGATTACCAGCAAGAGATGGAACTTGCAGCTTCCGAGACCATCGATGAAGAAAGTGATTTGGAAGCAGCCGGTATTTCCATTGTTCCACAGACCGGTGAAATTGCAGCGATGCTGGGCGGTACGGATTATAAAGAGAGCAGTTACAACCGGGCTATGGACGCTAAACGGATGCCCGGGTCAACTTTCAAGCCCATTTTATATTATGCTGCCTTGGAAAACGGTTATACAGCCAGCACGACGTTAACCAGTGAAGCAACGACTTTTGAACTTGCAGATGGTTCTACTTATAAGCCGAGCAATTTCAACGGTTATTATGCAGATGCGCCCATTACCCTTGCTGAAGCTATTGCTTTATCGGATAATATTTATGCTGTGAAAACGGCCCTTTATGTTGGTGGAGAGCGATTTTTAAAAACAGCTGAAAAATTTGGGATCGAAAGTGATTTACAGAATGTCCCTTCTCTGGCGCTCGGGACTTCTTCTGTTTCCGTCATGGAGCTTACCAACGCTTATGCCCGACTTGCGAACGGCGGAAAAGCAGTCACACCATATCTTATTGAAAAAATTACGGATGCTGATGGAAAAACGCTTTACACGCATGCAAAGCAAGAAGGAGAATCCGTCCTGGACGAAAAGAAAGCTTTTATACTGACCCAGCTTCTCACCGGTATGTTTGATGAAACATTAAACAACTATACCAGTGTAACCGGGGCCAGTCTGCAAAGTCAGCTGACGGATATTTATGCCGGCAAATCCGGCACAACAGATTTTGACAGCTGGATGATGGGCTACAGCCCAGTTGTATCTACCGGAATCTGGGTCGGATATGATGATCACCGGGAAATGACAAATGTATCCGAAACTGCTTTTTCGAAAGAAATATGGGCAAAGTACATGGAAAATATTGACGAAGACGGCAAAAATGTTTTCCCAATGCCTTCCGGGGTGGTCGGCCTTCCTATCGACCCAGTCAGTGGTTTACGAGCAGACACCAACTGTGAAAAAAGCAGGATTATGTTTTATGAAAAAGGAACGGAGCCGCTTGGGTACTGCCATAATGGAGATATTGACCAGCGGGACGAGGATATAGAAGATACCGAAGATCCAGGGATTCTGGAAAAGTGGTTTGATTCATTATTTTAG
- the argS gene encoding arginine--tRNA ligase encodes MNVLAQTEETLKQQIHTAVLAAGLATEDTIPSIILEKPKDKAHGDFATNIAMQLARIAKKAPRQIADDITAKLDKQAASVETVDIAGPGFINFYMKQDFLGEVIETVLQAGDAYGTSRDGNGEKVQVEFVSVNPTGDLHLGHARNAAFGDVLCNLFAAAGYEVEREYYINDAGNQINNLGLSVEARYLQEVGQSVDMPKDGYHGQAIIDIAKKLVKEEGSVWTEETHEKRLDYFKEYGLKASLRNIENDLKDFRVAFDSWFSERSLYENNQIGDALQVLEDGGYTYEKDGALWFKTTAFGDDKDRVLIKQDGAYTYLTPDIAYHKNKLDRGFDQIINVWGADHHGYIPRMRAALEALGYPVDKFSVKIIQMVNLFEGGEKVKMSKRTGKAVSLRELMDEVGIDAVRYYFVARSNDSQLDFDMDLAKSQSNDNPVYYVQYAHARICTMLEQAKSRGFATDDVFDASLLTAEKELDLLKKVGELPQVIAEAADKQMPHKVTQYVFDLATTLHSFYNAEKVLDADDLPRTGARIALMKAVRQTLANGLDILGVDAPVKM; translated from the coding sequence ATGAACGTATTAGCACAAACAGAAGAGACACTAAAGCAGCAAATTCATACAGCGGTGCTTGCTGCAGGACTTGCGACAGAGGATACGATCCCGTCAATTATTTTAGAAAAACCAAAAGATAAAGCACACGGCGACTTTGCCACCAATATTGCCATGCAGCTGGCACGGATTGCAAAAAAAGCCCCGCGCCAGATTGCGGATGATATTACAGCAAAATTAGATAAGCAGGCAGCATCTGTGGAAACAGTCGATATTGCCGGACCAGGTTTTATTAATTTCTATATGAAGCAGGATTTCCTGGGAGAAGTGATTGAAACAGTACTGCAAGCAGGAGATGCTTACGGAACTTCCCGCGACGGTAACGGCGAAAAAGTACAAGTGGAATTTGTTTCTGTTAACCCGACCGGTGACCTGCACTTAGGCCATGCTCGAAATGCTGCTTTTGGAGATGTCTTATGTAATCTTTTTGCAGCTGCCGGTTATGAAGTGGAAAGAGAATATTATATCAACGATGCCGGAAATCAGATTAATAACCTGGGCTTATCGGTAGAAGCGCGTTATCTGCAGGAAGTAGGACAGTCTGTCGATATGCCGAAAGACGGCTATCATGGACAGGCTATTATTGACATCGCTAAAAAGCTTGTGAAAGAAGAAGGAAGCGTCTGGACAGAGGAAACGCATGAAAAGCGCCTGGATTACTTTAAAGAATATGGTTTAAAGGCTTCTTTGCGTAATATTGAAAATGATTTAAAAGATTTTCGCGTGGCATTTGACAGCTGGTTTTCGGAGCGTTCTCTTTATGAAAACAATCAGATTGGCGATGCTCTGCAAGTCCTGGAAGATGGCGGCTATACGTATGAAAAAGACGGTGCACTATGGTTTAAGACGACGGCCTTTGGTGATGATAAGGATCGCGTACTTATCAAGCAGGACGGAGCATATACGTATTTAACACCAGATATTGCCTATCATAAAAATAAATTAGACCGCGGATTTGATCAAATTATTAACGTCTGGGGCGCGGATCACCATGGATATATCCCGAGAATGCGTGCTGCTCTCGAGGCTTTAGGATATCCAGTTGATAAATTTTCCGTGAAAATTATTCAAATGGTGAATCTGTTTGAAGGCGGCGAAAAAGTGAAAATGAGTAAACGTACCGGTAAAGCCGTATCCTTAAGAGAGTTGATGGATGAAGTAGGCATTGACGCTGTCCGTTATTATTTCGTAGCGCGTTCGAATGATTCTCAGTTAGATTTCGATATGGACCTTGCGAAATCACAATCGAATGATAATCCGGTTTATTATGTGCAGTATGCGCACGCACGTATCTGCACGATGCTTGAACAGGCGAAAAGCAGAGGCTTTGCAACAGACGATGTTTTTGATGCGTCCTTACTGACAGCGGAAAAGGAACTGGACCTGCTTAAAAAAGTAGGAGAGCTACCGCAGGTGATTGCAGAAGCGGCAGATAAACAGATGCCGCATAAAGTCACACAGTATGTATTCGACTTGGCGACGACCCTGCACAGCTTCTACAATGCAGAGAAAGTGTTGGATGCAGATGATCTTCCGCGTACAGGAGCTCGAATTGCTTTGATGAAAGCAGTGCGTCAAACATTGGCAAATGGGCTGGATATTTTAGGTGTAGACGCTCCTGTAAAAATGTAA
- a CDS encoding DUF1934 domain-containing protein → MSQQSEPVNIKLETSIYDVDSGEQETQEQSFTGEWTKKGNIDVLKYEEMMEEAGTIQNVVMIRPERVSIKRTGAIRMNQQFQSGQKTENIYQHMHGNMHMETYSESITFQEDTMPRVLEIKYTMIINGQMERKHKLRLQFSTK, encoded by the coding sequence ATGTCACAGCAATCGGAACCAGTCAATATAAAGCTTGAGACATCGATTTATGATGTGGACTCAGGTGAGCAGGAAACGCAGGAACAATCCTTTACAGGAGAATGGACGAAAAAAGGTAATATCGATGTTCTCAAATATGAGGAAATGATGGAAGAAGCAGGAACGATTCAAAATGTCGTGATGATTCGTCCAGAACGTGTTTCTATCAAGCGTACAGGAGCTATCCGAATGAATCAGCAATTTCAATCAGGCCAAAAAACGGAAAATATCTATCAGCATATGCATGGGAATATGCATATGGAAACTTATTCGGAATCCATCACATTTCAAGAAGATACTATGCCGCGTGTGCTTGAGATAAAATATACGATGATCATAAATGGCCAAATGGAGCGCAAACATAAGCTCCGGCTGCAATTTTCAACAAAATAA
- a CDS encoding YwhD family protein → MTDGNKKKNSFTIIKDDSTDGHGGYGAGTVSLENMSSIIVDPNEDKAYVDMDAMHARSSVERRVKWIRDREEVQGGKLYWIVWVTVEKGENGPYYAGVAGSEIRVNREIKRAYKSMAEHVKHMEKSLKGKIIVEHMDEHSKKLLGDFLKEFKPEMWENSTQELKEQLDI, encoded by the coding sequence ATGACAGATGGAAATAAAAAGAAGAATTCATTTACGATTATAAAAGATGACTCCACTGATGGGCATGGCGGTTATGGAGCTGGGACAGTCAGCCTTGAAAATATGTCATCGATTATTGTAGATCCGAATGAAGATAAAGCATATGTTGATATGGATGCGATGCATGCAAGGAGTTCCGTCGAACGCCGTGTGAAATGGATAAGAGATCGTGAGGAAGTACAGGGCGGAAAGCTTTATTGGATTGTCTGGGTAACAGTGGAAAAAGGAGAAAACGGTCCTTACTATGCTGGAGTTGCCGGCAGTGAAATCCGCGTGAACCGGGAAATCAAACGAGCTTATAAATCCATGGCAGAGCATGTAAAACATATGGAGAAATCATTAAAAGGAAAAATTATCGTGGAGCATATGGATGAGCATTCTAAAAAGTTATTAGGTGATTTCTTAAAAGAATTCAAACCGGAAATGTGGGAAAACTCGACACAAGAGCTGAAAGAGCAATTAGATATCTAA